From Rhododendron vialii isolate Sample 1 chromosome 7a, ASM3025357v1:
AACATTCAAGCAGgtcaaaaatttccaaaattcttAAATCACTCAAAACAtggaataaaaattaaataaagccaaaccaaatatatatttgtaaaacttaacgtagaaaataaaatgtcattatgaAATTCTCAATGTCTTTACAAAGCTCTTATCACGACGACCCAATTGTTACTTTGTCAATCCTTGACATTCCTACATAAATAAGAATTTTTAATCTTATTTATGTATAATCTAGGTATGACAATAAAATAAGAATAGCCTTGCTTTAGATTGCTCTCTCATTCTCGTTGGGCCATTACATTTTTTGATATAATATTGCCATTGAGTACCTAAAATATCGACACAGTGCTCATCCCGAGCAACCTCAATATTTATTTCGTGTAGAGGTTGTGTCTATAAATAGACAGTGAACTATTTAGTCAATTGCATATATTTGAATTGATGGTTGTATCGTCTATCATATTTGTTgcctttaattttattttgcatgtcattgtttttattcaaaagagTCTTACCCTAGTATCCCCTAGCAAGTGTTGTTCTGATCGCCGTGCAGTGCTATGCTTTAGGATTCGCTCTCGTTCTCGTCGCGCATGTTGTGCCAGTGTTAATTTTGATATCTTTTTACCAACTTGTGGCTAAAGAATTTGTAGAAGCAATTTTCATGTCATAATTAGTATCCCAATActccttaaaaaaatatcagtATTATTAAAGCACTAATATTTGTTTTCCAAATGGAAGATAGAAGTTAGGTGTCAAATGTGTATACCTGTGAGTTTTCCAAATGGAAGATAGAAGAGCAAGaatatttaataaaataaaaaacacactAAGAGTCTCCCTAGGGAAGCCCACATCCACCATATTGATGTTTTCTCCATGTGCACCTATCCATGAGAATAGAATTCAAGTTGaaactttttttcccttgaCCTGGGTTTGTATCCCCTCAGATTAGTTTTTCGTCCCCAGCTCGCATGGAAGTTTGCTGCCTACAATCTtctggaaagaaaaacaaaaaaaaagtagctcTATTCGATAACAAAAACGCATAGTCTTATTGTCTTCAAATATCATTAACCCCTAAGCTCCAACTCCACTTTCAAATTACCTATAAACTACTCACTTTCAAACTACCCATAAAGTTGATGACTTTGATGCTTAGACTAACCTTTTACTAAGGTTAATAATCAGTCAAATTTGACTTTTTCCAAATGTGTCCTTACCGGTTACTAATTAGTATCACTATAACAATTCATTTGGTCCAAATGCGTCCTTCTGAGCTAGCACAACCACCTGTGGTTCGAGTGAGGAAGGAGTTAGTCTTTATATGAATGTGGAAAATCACCACTAAACaacaaagcaaaataaaataaaatgttataCCTAACTTTGATGGAATAtaaaaaaggacaaacaaaaaaattggtaaTATCACTTCAATATTGAATGAGGAAGCCTTGAATTCCATTTGGTCCAAAATCCCCACCACAAATGCTAAACCTGAAGTTTCTCTATCCCCAAAATGATTGAATGCTAAGTAAATGATTACTAATTTTGCTTTAGGCCAATCTCCCATTTGATGGTACCATATCAAATAGCTTTATCAACTCTCATATCAAAATTTCATGTGGTCCAAATCCTTGGCTTCATTAGAATGGGTTAGTTTCTGCAATTACTCTCTCGCTGTTATTAACAACCTAGCGAAGGACATAACAAATGGTCACGCCATGGATCAAAGAAGCATTGAACTTAACAATCTCAATAAAATGCTTCAAAAGATAGGATATTGGCTTCAAGCCTAAGTAGTGAGTACTAATCCTTTCCAGCCATTCTCAAAATCATGTGCTGCAATTGCAGATACCAAATTGGGAAAATCGCTACCTTTCCATGCTATTAAATCGGGTAAGTTCAATTAGACTCAAAGAAGACAAAGGTGTAATTTAGAGATGCTCCACAATTTGCTATTTGACTCcggatattttttaaaactaccaaaagaaagataaaagataCCCGTGAATTTTCCTTTCCATTCCCAACATGGATGATATCGTGGTCCCACTCATTGCGGATTACTATTCCAATATTTCTGTCTCGAAGAGGTTGAATCTGCATGCATGTACAAAGTCGGTTGAGAAATGTTAATAACAGCATTAGAAGATGACATCTCTATTTAATTCGAAAAAAGTTTAGAGAAATGAAATTGTCATACCCGTTCATTTTCATTTCCCATGGCATAGGTTgccttttctttccctttgaCATTTGTTTTGGTTGAGTCAATTCTTGTCTTCCATCGTCCTATAAAAGTAGGGTATGGTGTATTGTCAAAGTTTACCAAAATAATAGTGAATATATATGTAACTGATGGTCTTACCATTGCTACAGATGCCATTGACGTTTTGCTTGTCATGTATCACAATCCCAACATTGCTTGTTGAGGAGGTCGAACCTGCGTAGTGTTGATAGAGAGACTTGAAAGATGTCGAACCTGCGTAGTGTTGATAGAGAAACTTGAAAGATGTCGAACCTGCGTAcggtaaataaaaaaataagtatgctATATACTTTTTTTGTAAGAACTCTATACAAATTCAAAGAATCATTCCGAtgcattttcctttcccttaaCGCAAGTTGTTCCCTTGGCAGTACTTCGTGTACTCTTTTTTTCTCGGGCCATTAAGCCTGCTTTTCGTAATACATGTAGGAggcagaaggaaaaaaaacaaaagactatTCAAGATATTAGAATAAATCCAAAGTAAAAAAAGATACGGAAGACAAAAAGCATTCCAATTTTGAATTGAGAGGATTGCAATTGTTTGTTAAAAAGATATGGGTGGGTTGGTTTTGTAGATTTTACGGAGAGACCAAGTAGAGGACAAAATCtattgggtttgggtttgattGAACATAGTGTTTCTTATTGTTTAAGCAATTAAAGCATTAGCACTTCTCTCACTCATACCAAATTTGGTTGTTTCCAGTCCAAATTTCACATATTCAACCAAATTACGAAGCCTCTCAAATGGCATGAATAAAGAAAACTAAAAGCCACCCAGGTAGATGTGTTTCTTTGTTCCATTGAGGCATTCTTACAAACAtctcaaatgcaatttttaaagtctcaaataaaggaaaaaaaatctaaaagccAAAGGACTTTTAAGAAAACCCACCAAACTGAAGGCAAATGAAAATCATTTCCAGCAAAATAAAATCCCCAATTCAGCTGGTCTAACCTGAACCCTACCTCAAAACTTCATTCCAACCGCTGACAAACCAACAAAAGGATTCGAATTTGCCTTAAAATCAACAATTTTAACTGATAACAAACAACAGGGTAAACGTAGCCAAAAGCACGTCCCTTAGGTTTCTAAGACCCAATTCGACTCTTGAgaagaattctttttttttttagtaaaaaaccAAACTTTGAAGGCGCGCAAATGATAATCATTGccatttttcaataaaataaaatccccCAATTCAGCTGCTTTAACCTTAACCCTAGCTCGAAACTTCAttataaaatcaaacaaataaccATATAGAAACTTTATAAACACACAGAAAACCAAAAAGGTTCCAAATTTGACATACTTGATAATCAACGGCAGGATAAACATAACCAAAAGCAATTCTTTATCAGACTCGATTCTAGACCAAACTTGACCTTTCCCCCGATCCGTAGGTCTACTGAAGCACACAAATAATCGAACATTTTACAGTGCATAggttctttcaagaaaaaaaagaattcaggATGAGCCATTACACAAAAATGCAATTCCATATAgatggttgagagagagagagagacataaaACCTTTGCTCTGATCACCGATGAAGGGCCACCCACTCATCAAAATGCAGTTCCCTTTGTTGGTTTCCCACCACTGAATCACAATACCATGGAATTAGACAAATGAAATCAAACATGAAGCAAGAATTGAACTCCATAAATGACGATGAGAGAAAAAATTGTAGTACTTGCTCCGTTTGATGCAAACACTCTGATTCGCCATCGAAAATCCACACGGCAACACATATGGGCTTAAACAACTGTTGCTGAAGCAACAATCACTTGGCCACTACTGCTGTCGGAAAACTCCCTTCGCCGCCGCCTGCTGATCTTGACTGAAGTGAAACGGATTGTCTGCCGTCGACGCAGAGAGGTCCCACGGGGACTTAAGGTTTGGTTGGAGGGAGAAAAAGGGAGTCGACAGAGGGAGGCAAGAGAGGGGTGTGGTGGTGCGGTGGGtcgattggagagagagagtcgcgAGAGAGGGGGAGATTGAGGGAGATAGAGTCGCTGGATTATTTGTGTGCGGCTAGGGCTCCCACTCAGCtgattgattttcaaattttgaaaatcaaatcaaaattttaccaaaattcCATTTAGGATAGCCCTTGGATGGATTAAGTATTTACAAAAAAGTCTTCTGTAGGATgaagggtagagatttatgcaggCATGAGGATAAATCTAAAGCGTTAGTTATCTTTTGAATTCAAAcaccgctctgttttattatatagatatgaGGAGTACTGTGGAGTTGTGTTGTCCCCATCGATCGTGTCTAAGAACACTGCATTTGTTTGTCACCAACACGTGGCGACTCAATAAGAGCTAGGGCTGCCCTCCCAAATCGCAGGAAGGAAGGATTGATTTGCCCAATGCCCAGATCAGATTGCGAGCCAAGATCAGTGTATCAACCACACCGGCCACTTGGTTGCATGTATCGTGCACTACCACTCTCCACTTTTAGCCCAACACCACTCAGATGGCTGTCACTGCGATCCCAATCCCATCACGCTGCCTACCTCGATCCCCTCCTTTGATACTCCTACACTACTATACTAGTACTACTACATACTAGCTACTAACATCCCGTTCCATAAACTAATTAATACTCCTCTAGGCTATATAACTACTCCTACTACCTAGCTAACTACGTATATCAACAGGGTAGTATATATACTGATTCCCTTCTCTCACCTCACATCATACTTCGATCGGGAGCACCGAATAATTACTCATATACAGTATTTGTTTTCCACTTTTGTCATCCATTAATTCATCTTAGCGCTGTTTAAAATTTTCGCTCAATATTCATATATACCCACCACTACATCACGTACTCGATCTCTTTCATACAAACAAATGAATCGATCACAAGTATACCGCTTAATTATTCTTAATTTCAAGCTAGCTAGGTGGAATATTTTGTTCCctttaattctttttctttttttctctctcacccATTTGTCTTCCTTTTCCCTATATATACCAACCAAACCCACCCTCGGTTTTTGCTTCAAAACCAATATCTAGCTAAGCTTGTGGGGGTCATGAGCTTATAATCTTATCGATCATCATATATACATAGACTCAAATACTAGTACTAGTTTGATTAATTAGGCCAAGGAGTACTTATGGATATGGGTATTGGGGGAACTCAAGTAGAGAGCCTTTGGGTTCTGGCTCTAGCTTCCAAATATAGAGCTTTCAATTGGGTCGACAACTACCTAGGGTGTTTTATTATGACATGCTTTATCTGGCTAGTCTTGAGCTTGATTTACTGGGCTTACCCTGGTGGTCCTGCTTGGGGCAAGTACAGGTTGAGGAAACGCCTTCTCAACTACTTGAAATTAATATCATCAACAACGGCCAATTATAAGCAGCAGCCCATACCCGATGGTCCAAGAGGTTTCCCTGTCATTGGGAGCATGAACCTCATGTGGGGTCTGACCCACCACCGGATTGCTGCCGCCGCCGACAAATACAAAGCCAAGCGTCTATTGGCTTTCAGCCTTGGCGAAACCAGAGTTATCGCTACCTGTGATCCGGACGTAGCCAAACAGATTCTCAACAGTTCCGTTTTCGTTGATCGTCCGGTAAAAGACTCAGCTTACAGTCTTATGTTCAACAGAGCTATTGGGTTCGCTCCCTACGGGGTTTACTGGCGAACCCTCCGTAGAATCGCAGCCTCTCATCTCTTCTGTCCCAAGCAAATCAAAGCCTCCGAGTCACAGAGGTTCGAAATTGCTGGTCAGTTGGTAGCAATGTTGGGTGCGTCGCAAACTGGAGACATTCGTGTCCGCGATGCACTTAAACATGCCTCCCTCAACAACATGATGTGCTCTGTTTTCGGACGCAAATACGGGCTCGATACCAGCAATCCCGAAGTAAACGAAGTGAGGGAGCTGGTCGACCAAGGGTACCAACTTTTGGGCGCACTCAACTGGTCCGATCACCTTTCTTGGTTAGCTGACTTGGACCCACAACAGATCCGGTTCAGGTGCTCCAAACTTGTCCCTAAAGTGAACCGCTTCATCAGCCGAGTCATCGCAGAGCACCGAGCGCAACCCCGACACCTCAACCGTGATTTCGTCGATGTTTTGCTCTCCCTTGAGGGTTCAGATAAATTATCAGAGCCCGATATGATTGCCGTCCTTTGGGTAAGCAAGCAATAAAATACACCTCTATctataaaaaacataaaaataccCCTTTTTGTCGTCTGAGATTTACAATAAGTTTTACAAAATTTCACATGTATTTCCATCATTCCATGATAAATTTTCGCaacacaagaaaataattgGGCCGGTTTTACGTACATGTCGGAGAAATTAGTAGTCATATTTGTATCGGCGTGATAAAAAGTATGGTACAGAATGTACAGACACAAATAAAGACATAGATACCTACACTTACACAAACATAAAGGGATACAAACACAGAGGGATacatggaagaaaataaaatatacacaTATTCTTTACAAAAATAGATTAAATGTGATTAATACGATTATCGAACCCACACACCCAAACTACTTTTACACTTTCACAAAAGTACCAGCTTCttcttaaattattgttttgataattttcaactctaaatattactattattttttgcatCGGTCATTCGGTTCGATGAGAGGattataaaaagaagaaaatagcggccaaaagcattttttttgttttactaaaGACGTAAAAATTTGAAACATCTGTCTTTTGCCTTTAGTGCCCTACGTTTGAacctttttcaaattcaattttttgtttttatatttttctaattccGCTCGTTGAGCCAAATGATTGATTGTAAAAATTTCTGcaaaaaactaaataagaaattacgaaaaaataaataataccgAAGAAACTACAAAAACGATAATTTAGGAAAAACATGGCCTTATATTGCTTCCACATGATTAAGAGATTATCCAATAAATTTAAAGACAAACCACGAGACACGTGGAACAAATTTGTTATAATCTGAATTATTGAAATATAGGAGTTTTCTTTATAAAGTGACACACACGCCATATCTCCATACATGTCCACATGAGACATGCATATCCTCAACGTGTTTCAGAGACGTGTTCtctatttactttatttttgtgtgtgttgccTTGTAATATATTCTGGTACTACATACCACCGTGAGCTTTCGGCTTATTGGTATCCCCATGTGTCCGACACAAATACATCGACTACTTAGTCGTGTTTTGCTTCACAGCGTATGTGTTCGTGGCTGTTTGCGTATAGTTGAAAATGCACGAAGGACGACTTGCATGGACCTAACTACCAATATTTTTATATGAAAATTGCTTGTTTAATTTGTGTTGTTTCAGGAAATGATATTCAGAGGAAGTGATACCGTGGCAATTTTGATGGAGTGGATACTAGCACGGATGGTAGTCCATCCTGAAGTTCAATCAAGGGTGCACGATGAGGTAGACAGAGTAGTGGGATGGTCACGCGCGGTTACAGAGACTGATATAGCGAAGATGGTGTATCTACCTGCAGTGGTGAAGGAAGTGTTGAGGTTACATCCGCCGGGACCATTGCTCTCTTGGTCGCGGTTGGCGATAACAGACACGACTATTGATGGGTATCACGTGCCAGTAGGAACTACGGCCATGGTGGATATGTGGGCCATCATGCGGGACCCAGATGTGTGGTCGGATCCACTTGCATTCAAGCCAGAGAGGTTCGTGAGTTTGGGTACTGCTATTGATCATCAAGCAGCAGAGTTCTCGGTGTTTGGATCAGACCTTAGGCTTGCGCCATTTGGGTCCGGGAGACGGACCTGCCCGGGGAAGACCTTGGGTTTGACCACGGTCACCTTTTGGGTGGCCTCGCTTTTACACAAATTTGAATGGTTGCCAGTGAATCAAACGGCTGTTGACTTATCAGAGGTTTTAAGGTTATCGTGTGAGATGGCTAATCCGTTGACAGTTTGCGTCCATGCTAGGCGCATACCATGTTGACTGTCTTAAGGCTAGCTATCACTATGTTAACtcgtaattttttgaatttgtatgtTAATTTGGATTAAGgggtgaaaaaaaatagaagtagTACGTAGTATATAATGTTGCATTTCTGTAGTCCAAAAAAAAGGTTAAGCAGGATAGCTGGCGCGGGTCGTTACACTTTTTGGGATTAGCAGCATTGAAGGACGCATATGAGGGAGACATTATGAATACGGTAGATGATATTGAGAGAAATGTATGTAGctgttaattaatttttatttcttttatctttcGAGTCA
This genomic window contains:
- the LOC131333133 gene encoding uncharacterized protein LOC131333133 isoform X3 — encoded protein: MCCRVDFRWRIRVFASNGASSTSSTSNVGIVIHDKQNVNGICSNGRWKTRIDSTKTNVKGKEKATYAMGNENERIQPLRDRNIGIVIRNEWDHDIIHVGNGKENSRVVVLAQKDAFGPNELL
- the LOC131333133 gene encoding uncharacterized protein LOC131333133 isoform X1, which codes for MCCRVDFRWRIRVFASNGASSTSSTSNVGIVIHDKQNVNGICSNGRWKTRIDSTKTNVKGKEKATYAMGNENERIQPLRDRNIGIVIRNEWDHDIIHVGNGKENSRVSFIFLLVVLKNIRSQIANCGASLNYTFVFFESN
- the LOC131333133 gene encoding uncharacterized protein LOC131333133 isoform X2, whose product is MSGWPFIGDQSKGSTSSTSNVGIVIHDKQNVNGICSNGRWKTRIDSTKTNVKGKEKATYAMGNENERIQPLRDRNIGIVIRNEWDHDIIHVGNGKENSRVSFIFLLVVLKNIRSQIANCGASLNYTFVFFESN
- the LOC131334106 gene encoding cytochrome P450 78A3; this encodes MDMGIGGTQVESLWVLALASKYRAFNWVDNYLGCFIMTCFIWLVLSLIYWAYPGGPAWGKYRLRKRLLNYLKLISSTTANYKQQPIPDGPRGFPVIGSMNLMWGLTHHRIAAAADKYKAKRLLAFSLGETRVIATCDPDVAKQILNSSVFVDRPVKDSAYSLMFNRAIGFAPYGVYWRTLRRIAASHLFCPKQIKASESQRFEIAGQLVAMLGASQTGDIRVRDALKHASLNNMMCSVFGRKYGLDTSNPEVNEVRELVDQGYQLLGALNWSDHLSWLADLDPQQIRFRCSKLVPKVNRFISRVIAEHRAQPRHLNRDFVDVLLSLEGSDKLSEPDMIAVLWEMIFRGSDTVAILMEWILARMVVHPEVQSRVHDEVDRVVGWSRAVTETDIAKMVYLPAVVKEVLRLHPPGPLLSWSRLAITDTTIDGYHVPVGTTAMVDMWAIMRDPDVWSDPLAFKPERFVSLGTAIDHQAAEFSVFGSDLRLAPFGSGRRTCPGKTLGLTTVTFWVASLLHKFEWLPVNQTAVDLSEVLRLSCEMANPLTVCVHARRIPC